A portion of the Rhinolophus sinicus isolate RSC01 linkage group LG03, ASM3656204v1, whole genome shotgun sequence genome contains these proteins:
- the EPHB4 gene encoding ephrin type-B receptor 4 — protein MELRALLCWASLAAALEETLLNTKLETADLKWVTFPQVEGQWEEVSGLDEEQHSVRTYEVCDMKRAPGLAHWLRTSWVPRRGAVHVYATLRFTMLECLSLTQAGRSCKETFTVFYFESDADTATALTPAWMENPYIKVDTVAAEHLTRKRPGAEPTGKVNVKMLRLGPLTKAGFYLAFQDQGACMALLSLHLFYKKCAQLTVNLTRFSETVPRELVVPVAGSCVADAVPAPGPSPSLYCREDGQWAEQPVTGCSCAPGFEAAEGNTRCRACAQGTFKPLSGEGSCQPCPANSHSNAISAPFCQCRIGYFRANTDPQGSPCTTPPSAPRSVVPRLNGSSLRLEWSAPLESGGRKDLTYALRCRECRPGGSCTPCGGDLTFDPGPRDLVEPWVAIRGLRPDFTYTFEVAALNGVSSLATGPVPFEAVNVTTDREVPPPVSDIRVTRSSPSSLSLAWAVPRAPSGAVLDYEVKYHEKGAEGPSSVRFLKTSENRAELQGLKRGASYLVQVRARSEAGYGPFGQEHHSQTQLDENESWREQLALIAGTAVVGVVLVLVVIVIAVLCLRKQSSGREAEYSDKHGQYLIGHGTKVYIDPFTYEDPNEAVREFAKEIDVSYVKIEEVIGAGEFGEVCRGRLKAPGKKESCVAIKTLKGGYTERQRREFLSEASIMGQFEHPNIIRLEGVVTNSVPVMILTEFMENGALDSFLRLNDGQFTVIQLVGMLRGIASGMRYLAEMSYVHRDLAARNILVNSNLVCKVSDFGLSRFLEENSSDPTYTSSLGGKIPIRWTAPEAIAFRKFTSASDAWSYGIVMWEVMSFGERPYWDMSNQDVINAIEQDYRLPPPPDCPTSLHQLMLDCWQKDRNARPRFPQVVSALDKMIRNPASLKIVARENGGASHPLLDQRQPHYSAFGSVGEWLRAIKMGRYEESFAAAGFGSFELVSQISAEDLLRIGVTLAGHQKKILASVQHMKSQAKPGASGGSGAPAPQY, from the exons ATGGAGCTCCGGGCTCTGCTCTGCTGGGCTTCACTCGCAGCCGCTTTAGAAG AGACCCTACTGAACACAAAATTGGAAACTGCTGATTTGAAGTGGGTGACGTTCCCTCAAGTGGAAGGGCAG tgggaggaggtgagcgGTCTGGATGAGGAGCAGCACAGCGTTAGGACCTACGAGGTGTGTGATATGAAGcgggccccaggcctggcccactGGCTGCGTACCAGCTGGGTCCCACGGCGAGGTGCTGTCCATGTATATGCCACATTGCGCTTCACCATGCTTGAGTGCCTGTCCCTGACTCAGGCTGGACGCTCCTGCAAGGAGACGTTTACCGTCTTCTACTTCGAGAGCGATGCTGACACGGCCACGGCCCTCACACCAGCCTGGATGGAGAATCCCTATATCAAG GTGGACACAGTGGCTGCTGAGCACCTGACCCGGAAGCGCCCTGGGGCTGAGCCCACCGGGAAGGTGAATGTCAAGATGCTGCGTCTGGGCCCACTCACCAAAGCTGGCTTCTACCTGGCTTTCCAGGACCAGGGCGCCTGCATGGCCCTGCTGTCCCTGCACCTCTTCTACAAGAAGTGCGCCCAGCTGACTGTGAATCTCACCCGCTTCTCGGAGACTGTGCCTCGTGAGCTTGTGGTGCCTGTGGCAGGGAGCTGCGTGGCTGATGCCgtccctgcccctggccccagtCCCAGTCTCTACTGCCGGGAGGATGGCCAGTGGGCCGAGCAGCCAGTCACTGGCTGCAGCTGTGCTCCTGGATTTGAGGCTGCCGAGGGGAATACCAGGTGCCGAG cctgTGCCCAGGGCACCTTCAAGCCCCTATCTGGGGAGGGGTCCTGCCAGCCATGCCCAGCCAATAGCCACTCCAACGCCATCAGCGCACCTTTCTGTCAGTGCCGCATCGGGTACTTCCGGGCCAACACAGACCCCCAGGGTTCGCCCTGTACCA CCCCTCCGTCCGCTCCGAGAAGTGTGGTTCCCCGCCTGAACGGCTCATCCCTGCGCCTGGAGTGGAGTGCCCCCCTCGAGTCAGGTGGCCGGAAGGACCTCACCTATGCACTCCGCTGCCGCGAGTGCCGTCCTGGAGGGTCCTGCACACCCTGTGGAGGAGACCTGACCTTTGACCCTGGCCCCCGGGACCTGGTGGAGCCCTGGGTGGCAATTCGTGGGCTTCGTCCTGACTTCACATACACCTTCGAGGTCGCTGCCTTGAACGGTGTATCCTCCTTAGCCACTGGGCCGGTCCCATTTGAGGCTGTGAATGTCACCACCGACCGTGAGG TGCCGCCTCCAGTGTCTGACATCCGGGTGACACGGTCATCACCCAGTAGCTTGAGCCTGGCATGGGCTGTTCCCCGGGCACCCAGTGGAGCAGTGCTGGATTATGAGGTCAAGTACCACGAGAAG GGTGCAGAGGGCCCCAGCAGTGTGCGGTTCCTGAAGACGTCAGAAAACCGGGCAGAGCTGCAGGGGCTGAAGCGAGGAGCTAGCTACCTGGTCCAGGTGCGGGCGCGCTCTGAGGCTGGCTACGGACCCTTCGGCCAGGAGCACCATAGCCAAACCCAGCTGGATG AGAATGAGAGCTGGCGGGAGCAGCTGGCCCTGATTGCAGGCACTGCGGTCGTGGGtgtggtgctggtgctggtggtcaTCGTCATCGCCGTCCTCTGCCTCCG GAAGCAGAGCAGTGGGAGAGAAGCTGAATACTCAGACAAACACGGACAGTATCTCATCGGGCACG GTACTAAGGTCTACATTGACCCCTTCACTTACGAAGACCCTAATGAGGCTGTAAGGGAATTTGCAAAAGAGATTGATGTCTCCTACGTCAAGATTGAAGAGGTGATTGGCGCAG GCGAGTTTGGGGAGGTGTGCCGGGGGCGGCTTAAGGccccagggaagaaggaaagctGTGTGGCCATCAAGACCCTGAAGGGCGGCTACACGGAGCGGCAGCGGCGGGAGTTCCTGAGCGAGGCCTCCATCATGGGCCAGTTCGAACACCCCAACATCATCCGTCTGGAGGGTGTGGTCACCAACAGTGTACCCGTCATGATCCTTACTGAGTTTATGGAGAACGGTGCCCTGGACTCCTTCCTGCGG CTGAACGACGGACAGTTCACTGTCATCCAGCTGGTGGGCATGTTACGGGGCATTGCCTCAGGCATGCGGTACCTTGCTGAGATGAGCTACGTCCACCGAGACCTGGCTGCACGCAACATCCTGGTCAACAGCAACCTGGTCTGCAAGGTTTCTGACTTCGGCCTGTCCCGATTCCTGGAGGAGAACTCTTCCGACCCCACCTACACGAGCTCTCTG GGAGGAAAGATTCCCATCCGATGGACAGCTCCTGAGGCCATTGCTTTCCGGAAGTTCACATCTGCCAGTGATGCCTGGAGCTACGGGATTGTGATGTGGGAGGTCATGTCATTTGGGGAACGGCCATACTGGGATATGAGTAATCAGGAT GTGATCAATGCCATTGAACAGGACTACCGGCTGCCTCCTCCCCCAGACTGCCCCACATCCCTGCACCAGCTCATGCTGGACTGTTGGCAGAAGGACCGGAATGCACGGCCCCGCTTCCCCCAGGTGGTCAGCGCCCTCGACAAGATGATCCGGAACCCTGCCAGCCTCAAAATTGTAGCCAGGGAGAACGGCGG GGCCTCACACCCACTCCTGGATCAGCGGCAGCCCCACTACTCAGCTTTTGGCTCTGTGGGTGAGTGGCTTCGAGCCATCAAGATGGGAAGATATGAAGAAAGTTTTGCAGCTGCTGGGTTTGGCTCCTTTGAGCTGGTCAGCCAAATCTCCGCTGA GGACCTGCTCCGAATTGGAGTCACTCTGGCAGGACACCAGAAGAAAATCCTGGCCAGTGTACAGCACATGAAGTCCCAAGCCAAACCTGGAGCATCGGGTGGGTCGGGAGCACCAGCCCCCCAGTACTGA